Proteins from a genomic interval of Anolis sagrei isolate rAnoSag1 chromosome 1, rAnoSag1.mat, whole genome shotgun sequence:
- the SERTAD2 gene encoding SERTA domain-containing protein 2 isoform X1 → MGYMLGKGGKRKFDEHEDGLEGKVVSPTDGPSKVSYTLQRQTIFNISLMKLYNHRPLTEPSLQKTVLINNMLRRIQEELKQEGSLRPVFIAPSQPTDPLGDNFREVQPAFSHLASPPVHPTDSASTTPLESCLTPASLLEDDTFCTSQTIPHDGPMKLPPPTVQPVKDSFSSALDEIEELCPTPTSAEAVVAAVTADTTASDHAKENVSASCIQKSEGVQESRVNEPKLMDSLPGNFEITTSTGFLTDLTLDDILFADIDTSMYDFDPCTSSTGAASKMAPVSADDLLKTLAPYSTQPVTPNQPFKMDLTELDHIMEVLVGS, encoded by the coding sequence ATATATgttggggaaaggaggaaagcggAAGTTTGATGAGCATGAAGATGGGCTGGAAGGCAAAGTGGTGTCTCCGACTGATGGTCCATCTAAGGTGTCTTACACCTTACAGCGCCAGACTATCTTCAACATTTCCCTTATGAAACTTTATAACCACAGGCCATTAACGGAGCCAAGCCTACAAAAGACAGTTTTAATTAACAACATGTTGAGGCGAATTCAGGAGGAACTCAAACAGGAAGGCAGCTTGAGGCCTGTGTTCATCGCCCCTTCGCAGCCTACCGATCCTCTGGGAGACAACTTCCGAGAGGTTCAGCCTGCCTTTAGCCATCTGGCCTCGCCGCCAGTCCACCCCACTGACTCAGCAAGCACTACACCACTGGAGTCTTGCCTCACCCCTGCCTCTCTGCTTGAGGATGACACTTTTTGCACTTCCCAGACTATCCCCCACGATGGTCCTATGAAACTACCACCTCCAACTGTCCAACCAGTAAAGGACAGCTTCTCCTCGGCCTTGGACGAAATTGAGGAGCTCTGTCCAACACCTACCTCCGCTGAGGCAGTAGTAGCTGCAGTAACAGCAGACACGACGGCATCAGATCACGCTAAGGAGAACGTCAGTGCATCCTGCATTCAGAAGTCCGAGGGCGTCCAGGAGAGCAGAGTAAACGAACCTAAACTGATGGACTCCTTACCTGGTAATTTTGAGATCACGACATCTACAGGTTTCCTTACAGACTTGACCTTGGATGACATTCTCTTTGCTGACATTGATACGTCTATGTATGATTTTGATCCTTGCACATCTTCTACTGGGGCTGCCTCAAAAATGGCTCCTGTCTCCGCAGATGACCTCCTAAAGACGCTGGCTCCTTACAGCACCCAGCCAGTAACCCCCAATCAGCCTTTCAAAATGGACCTTACAGAACTGGATCATATAATGGAGGTGCTTGTTGGGTCTTAA
- the SERTAD2 gene encoding SERTA domain-containing protein 2 isoform X2 yields the protein MLGKGGKRKFDEHEDGLEGKVVSPTDGPSKVSYTLQRQTIFNISLMKLYNHRPLTEPSLQKTVLINNMLRRIQEELKQEGSLRPVFIAPSQPTDPLGDNFREVQPAFSHLASPPVHPTDSASTTPLESCLTPASLLEDDTFCTSQTIPHDGPMKLPPPTVQPVKDSFSSALDEIEELCPTPTSAEAVVAAVTADTTASDHAKENVSASCIQKSEGVQESRVNEPKLMDSLPGNFEITTSTGFLTDLTLDDILFADIDTSMYDFDPCTSSTGAASKMAPVSADDLLKTLAPYSTQPVTPNQPFKMDLTELDHIMEVLVGS from the coding sequence ATgttggggaaaggaggaaagcggAAGTTTGATGAGCATGAAGATGGGCTGGAAGGCAAAGTGGTGTCTCCGACTGATGGTCCATCTAAGGTGTCTTACACCTTACAGCGCCAGACTATCTTCAACATTTCCCTTATGAAACTTTATAACCACAGGCCATTAACGGAGCCAAGCCTACAAAAGACAGTTTTAATTAACAACATGTTGAGGCGAATTCAGGAGGAACTCAAACAGGAAGGCAGCTTGAGGCCTGTGTTCATCGCCCCTTCGCAGCCTACCGATCCTCTGGGAGACAACTTCCGAGAGGTTCAGCCTGCCTTTAGCCATCTGGCCTCGCCGCCAGTCCACCCCACTGACTCAGCAAGCACTACACCACTGGAGTCTTGCCTCACCCCTGCCTCTCTGCTTGAGGATGACACTTTTTGCACTTCCCAGACTATCCCCCACGATGGTCCTATGAAACTACCACCTCCAACTGTCCAACCAGTAAAGGACAGCTTCTCCTCGGCCTTGGACGAAATTGAGGAGCTCTGTCCAACACCTACCTCCGCTGAGGCAGTAGTAGCTGCAGTAACAGCAGACACGACGGCATCAGATCACGCTAAGGAGAACGTCAGTGCATCCTGCATTCAGAAGTCCGAGGGCGTCCAGGAGAGCAGAGTAAACGAACCTAAACTGATGGACTCCTTACCTGGTAATTTTGAGATCACGACATCTACAGGTTTCCTTACAGACTTGACCTTGGATGACATTCTCTTTGCTGACATTGATACGTCTATGTATGATTTTGATCCTTGCACATCTTCTACTGGGGCTGCCTCAAAAATGGCTCCTGTCTCCGCAGATGACCTCCTAAAGACGCTGGCTCCTTACAGCACCCAGCCAGTAACCCCCAATCAGCCTTTCAAAATGGACCTTACAGAACTGGATCATATAATGGAGGTGCTTGTTGGGTCTTAA